TTTGAGCAGCAAATACGCGGGATCACGGCTCTGGAACGGTTCGCCTGTGGGTAACTCGACCAGCAGCAGGCAACGCCCGGCGCGCAGCAGTTGCAGGGCGAAACGCGGTGGCGGCTCCGGTGCCGGTTTGGCGACCACTGGCGTGTCGTCGGCCTCTTCCACCGGTTTGGCGTTGGTCCGGGTGCTGGCCAACGACGGACGCGGCACTTCGATCTTCGGCCGTTCGACCGGACGAGCGGCAGCCGTTTGCACCGGGGCTTCGGCCTGCGGTGCAAGCACGACCGGCGCCTCTACCTCGGGCTCGGGCATGTCCAGCAGCTCGGGCCGCGAGGGTGCGGCGAAGGGCAATTCGGTGCGCGGCAGCCAGTTGACCACCTGCATGGCGTTCAAATAGGCGCGGCGGCGGGACTCGATTAGCAAGGGTCGGCCACTTGTGGATAACTGAAGTGCGCTGATTCTACCGCCCTTCGTTCAAGATCGCTTGCTGTTGATCGATAGCCTTTACCTAAGCTCTGTCCCTTAGAAAATTCGACAGCCCGTCCCGAGAGT
This region of Pseudomonas sp. R84 genomic DNA includes:
- a CDS encoding energy transducer TonB encodes the protein MQVVNWLPRTELPFAAPSRPELLDMPEPEVEAPVVLAPQAEAPVQTAAARPVERPKIEVPRPSLASTRTNAKPVEEADDTPVVAKPAPEPPPRFALQLLRAGRCLLLVELPTGEPFQSRDPAYLLLKDMLRAAGLPDAPQIVGEPVRWPWLNRGTMDQGPEAARDFVQGFLSVQMEAAPCACLWLIGLPAVRFAGEADAEAFNRELQIEGLGSAWAIPGLELLMEEPQRKAAVWQAMRRLMARWKESNE